The following proteins are encoded in a genomic region of Streptococcus cristatus AS 1.3089:
- a CDS encoding response regulator transcription factor: protein MEIMRQYRILAVDDDQSILKLVKNVLELDAYDVTTLDRVEDLELTHFVGYDLILLDVMMEPVNGFELCSYIRPHLSCPIIFLTAKELEADKVEGLFRGADDYIVKPFGTKELLARVRAHLRREERREERYSEIASCQFYPERYEVACFGKVLKFSEREFKLLHLLASNPKQTFSAERLHTLLYPESSETQLRSISEYVYQIRQKCKQEGLQAIATVRGVGYRWQLEPEISKA from the coding sequence ATGGAAATCATGAGACAGTATCGTATTTTGGCGGTTGATGACGACCAAAGCATTTTGAAGTTGGTGAAAAACGTCCTAGAGCTCGATGCTTATGATGTGACGACGCTTGATCGGGTAGAAGACCTAGAGCTGACGCATTTTGTCGGATATGACTTGATTCTACTGGATGTGATGATGGAGCCTGTTAATGGTTTTGAGCTGTGTTCCTACATTCGTCCTCATCTTTCGTGTCCAATCATCTTCCTGACAGCCAAGGAATTGGAAGCGGACAAGGTGGAAGGGCTCTTTCGCGGAGCAGATGACTATATTGTCAAGCCTTTTGGGACTAAAGAATTGTTGGCGCGTGTCAGGGCTCATCTTCGGCGTGAAGAAAGACGTGAGGAGCGATATTCTGAAATTGCTTCTTGTCAATTTTATCCAGAGCGCTATGAAGTTGCCTGTTTTGGTAAAGTCTTGAAATTTTCAGAGCGAGAGTTTAAGTTGCTGCATTTACTAGCTAGCAATCCCAAGCAGACCTTTTCAGCTGAACGCCTGCATACCTTGCTTTATCCAGAAAGCTCAGAAACACAGCTTCGCTCCATCTCAGAATACGTATATCAGATTCGCCAAAAATGCAAACAAGAAGGGCTGCAAGCAATCGCAACTGTGAGAGGAGTAGGCTATAGATGGCAATTAGAACCCGAAATTTCAAAAGCCTAG
- a CDS encoding ABC transporter permease has product MKETLSLLHSEWLKIRSTKAFRVSMVFMLLLVPAVSWLEGRQYLSIGLDATPETVPGLAEAIDPLEYLGLNGASMAGMVLVILAGILGAMEFQSHSLRTSLLTCNNRLKLLVGKLMTFTCFSLATSFLSIYFSYMAMHLALGKEGLDPILLNQAAWSLILWKTLSLTLLGILSFLLGLLARTMLVPLLFLVPQIYNLGNYLAAHTSWGAYLPQPAGELFTATPTSQYVNNPLQGLLILGAWLLVIGGMTSLRFLKTDLGGRY; this is encoded by the coding sequence ATGAAAGAAACGCTGTCCTTATTGCATTCAGAGTGGTTGAAAATCCGCTCAACCAAGGCTTTCAGAGTGAGTATGGTCTTCATGCTGCTATTGGTGCCTGCCGTATCCTGGCTGGAGGGCCGACAGTATTTGTCTATTGGCTTGGATGCCACACCTGAGACGGTTCCCGGTCTGGCAGAAGCCATTGATCCGCTGGAATATCTGGGCCTCAATGGAGCCTCTATGGCGGGCATGGTTTTGGTCATCTTAGCTGGAATTTTAGGAGCTATGGAATTTCAGTCTCATAGCTTGAGAACTAGCCTCTTGACCTGTAATAACCGCCTAAAGCTGCTTGTGGGGAAACTCATGACCTTTACTTGCTTTTCTCTTGCCACTAGCTTTTTATCAATTTACTTTAGTTATATGGCCATGCATCTGGCTTTAGGAAAGGAAGGGCTTGATCCGATTCTGCTCAATCAGGCAGCTTGGAGTCTGATTTTGTGGAAAACCTTATCTCTGACCTTGTTGGGAATCCTTTCATTCTTGCTAGGTTTATTGGCTCGGACCATGCTAGTTCCTCTGCTTTTTCTCGTACCCCAAATCTATAATCTGGGAAACTACCTGGCAGCTCACACGAGTTGGGGAGCTTATTTGCCACAGCCAGCAGGAGAGTTGTTCACCGCAACGCCAACTTCCCAATATGTCAACAATCCCTTGCAAGGGCTGTTGATACTTGGTGCATGGTTACTAGTCATCGGCGGTATGACTTCTCTGCGCTTTTTGAAGACGGATTTAGGAGGGCGCTACTGA
- a CDS encoding helix-turn-helix transcriptional regulator has product MENRIQELRKRKKLSQEELAEKLEVTRQTIISLEKGRYNASLLLAHKIASFFNLRIEEVFLFEEDES; this is encoded by the coding sequence TTGGAAAATAGAATTCAAGAATTACGGAAAAGAAAAAAGCTCAGCCAGGAGGAGCTGGCTGAGAAGCTAGAGGTCACGAGACAAACGATTATTTCTTTGGAAAAGGGCCGCTATAATGCTTCGCTGCTTTTGGCTCATAAAATTGCCTCCTTTTTCAATTTAAGGATTGAAGAAGTTTTTCTCTTTGAGGAGGATGAATCATGA
- a CDS encoding ABC transporter permease — MIKALLRSEWIKFRSYYLALGAALVVLVAVPFFLMNLDYSQTAVGHTKALSEALHALYLAQPVMVIFTSLYFAQEFVKSGMRTNFLTVSNRKAWLAGKFLFLTLLLLALYSVMIGSCFLVMLARFDLDFSWSLLGKFLYYSSFGLLSNLFLAFLTAGLALLFQSWVVPVSVLFPLLIGLSRLLATFIKEAKYLPDLATLNLFEYEGLQHSIDLSGLGIQLLWLALVWSFAIVLTLKRDVR; from the coding sequence ATGATCAAAGCTCTGCTTAGAAGTGAATGGATTAAGTTCCGTTCTTACTATCTCGCTCTTGGTGCCGCCTTGGTGGTTCTGGTAGCTGTTCCATTTTTTCTGATGAATCTTGACTATAGTCAGACAGCAGTTGGCCATACAAAGGCTCTGAGCGAGGCTTTGCATGCCCTCTATCTGGCGCAACCTGTCATGGTCATCTTTACTTCTCTCTATTTTGCCCAGGAGTTTGTCAAGTCTGGGATGCGAACTAATTTTCTAACCGTATCAAATAGAAAGGCTTGGTTGGCTGGGAAATTCCTTTTTCTGACCTTGCTGCTCTTGGCTCTCTACAGTGTCATGATAGGCAGCTGTTTCCTTGTTATGCTGGCTCGTTTTGACCTAGACTTTAGCTGGTCCTTGCTGGGGAAATTCCTCTATTACAGCTCTTTTGGTCTTCTCAGCAATCTTTTTCTGGCTTTTTTAACTGCTGGCCTCGCTTTGCTCTTTCAATCTTGGGTTGTGCCGGTGTCGGTGCTCTTTCCTCTCTTGATTGGTCTCAGCCGTTTATTGGCAACTTTTATCAAGGAAGCAAAATACCTGCCCGATCTGGCTACGCTAAATCTTTTTGAGTATGAAGGACTTCAGCATTCAATAGATCTATCAGGGCTAGGAATACAGCTGTTATGGCTAGCTTTGGTTTGGAGCTTTGCTATAGTCTTAACCTTGAAACGAGATGTTCGCTAG
- the folK gene encoding 2-amino-4-hydroxy-6-hydroxymethyldihydropteridine diphosphokinase: MDQLRIKDLEVYAYHGVFGAEKELGQRFVLDLILDYDMTRAAKTGDLTASIHYGELAQDLTHWCQASKEDLIETLAYKLIDQIFLTHPLVQKVSLEVKKPWAPVPLPLETCSVKLVRQKRKAFIALGSNQGNPAANLDAALEKMAEQNIRILQASSRIETEPWGGVEQDPFLNQVVEVETWLNPEELMQTLLAIEADLGRVREIKWGPRVIDLDILYIGQEELYSPNLIVPHPYVAERAFVLQSLVEIAPHFVDPVQKKSIRQLWDAVER; the protein is encoded by the coding sequence ATGGATCAGCTACGGATTAAGGATTTGGAAGTGTACGCCTATCATGGTGTTTTTGGAGCGGAAAAAGAACTGGGGCAGCGTTTTGTGCTGGACTTGATTTTGGACTATGATATGACTCGAGCGGCCAAAACAGGCGACCTGACAGCTTCTATCCACTATGGAGAATTGGCTCAAGATTTGACCCACTGGTGTCAGGCAAGCAAGGAAGACTTGATTGAGACGCTGGCTTACAAGCTGATTGATCAGATTTTTCTGACCCATCCTTTAGTGCAGAAGGTCAGCTTGGAGGTCAAGAAGCCTTGGGCGCCGGTGCCGCTGCCTTTAGAGACCTGCTCCGTCAAGCTAGTGCGTCAAAAGCGGAAGGCCTTTATCGCTTTGGGAAGCAATCAAGGCAACCCAGCTGCCAATCTGGATGCGGCTTTGGAAAAAATGGCAGAGCAAAATATAAGAATTTTGCAGGCATCAAGCCGCATCGAGACAGAGCCTTGGGGTGGCGTTGAGCAGGATCCATTTCTCAATCAAGTTGTTGAAGTTGAGACTTGGCTCAATCCTGAGGAGTTAATGCAGACCTTGCTAGCTATAGAAGCAGATCTAGGGCGCGTGCGGGAGATCAAATGGGGACCTCGTGTGATTGATCTGGATATTCTTTACATAGGGCAAGAAGAGTTATACAGTCCAAACTTGATTGTTCCTCATCCTTATGTGGCTGAGCGAGCTTTTGTCTTGCAATCTCTGGTGGAAATCGCTCCACATTTTGTCGATCCCGTGCAGAAAAAAAGCATCCGCCAGCTCTGGGATGCGGTTGAAAGATGA
- a CDS encoding sensor histidine kinase, whose protein sequence is MAIRTRNFKSLVWTTSLKIVFFHVLIFVLIGYEFTQGSDYALFTLFFWAGSLLLITFYHILKLLRKIDREIKMLKSEKLLEENQSRLFRIEEMLEVYNDLRSSHQENARLLEKEQQHNQELILQLSATSHDLKTPLTVIKGNAELLELTQLDQPQADYAAEILQASHKMEEYCGSLIDYAKTFQIDANQFSQLSLGDFLADLLDDWALFSKQESHHFSLQEDCDLSLILSIHLDYLKRALLNILLNALEHADQDQKEVKLRVSVQQDQLVFAIWNNGPSFSEEMLLGAERLFYQSDQSRNSANPHHGIGLAFSKQVALLHGGRLTLLNPDQGGACVELAVALESK, encoded by the coding sequence ATGGCAATTAGAACCCGAAATTTCAAAAGCCTAGTCTGGACAACCAGTTTAAAAATCGTCTTTTTCCATGTTTTGATTTTTGTGCTTATAGGCTATGAATTTACGCAAGGAAGTGATTACGCCCTTTTCACCTTGTTCTTTTGGGCAGGGAGCTTGCTGCTGATTACTTTTTATCATATTTTGAAATTGCTCCGAAAAATCGATAGGGAAATAAAAATGCTAAAGAGCGAGAAGCTTTTAGAAGAAAATCAAAGCCGGCTTTTTCGGATTGAGGAAATGCTAGAAGTCTATAACGATTTACGGAGCAGCCACCAAGAAAATGCTCGTCTTCTAGAAAAAGAGCAGCAGCATAATCAGGAGTTGATTTTACAGTTATCAGCGACATCGCACGATTTGAAAACGCCCCTAACTGTGATCAAGGGGAATGCTGAGCTCTTGGAGTTGACGCAGTTGGACCAGCCACAGGCAGACTATGCTGCTGAGATTTTGCAGGCTAGTCACAAGATGGAAGAGTATTGTGGCTCTTTGATTGATTACGCTAAGACTTTTCAGATTGATGCTAATCAGTTCAGTCAGCTTTCCTTAGGGGACTTTTTGGCTGATCTCCTGGACGATTGGGCACTGTTCAGCAAACAGGAAAGCCATCATTTTTCTCTCCAAGAAGATTGTGATCTTAGTCTGATTTTGTCCATTCATTTGGACTATCTCAAACGGGCTTTGCTCAATATTTTACTGAATGCGCTTGAACATGCAGACCAGGATCAAAAGGAAGTCAAGCTAAGGGTATCAGTGCAGCAGGACCAGTTGGTTTTTGCTATCTGGAACAACGGCCCTTCATTTTCAGAGGAGATGCTGCTGGGAGCGGAACGACTCTTTTACCAGAGTGACCAAAGCCGCAATTCAGCTAATCCCCATCATGGTATCGGCTTAGCCTTTTCTAAGCAGGTGGCTCTCTTGCACGGTGGTCGTCTGACCCTGCTCAATCCGGACCAAGGAGGAGCTTGTGTCGAATTGGCTGTAGCTTTGGAAAGCAAATAA
- a CDS encoding ABC transporter ATP-binding protein, translating into MEHMVKIEVVCKKHGSKQILKDISFTARSGRITAFLGPNGAGKSSTLRILLGLDRATAGTATFDGRTYQSMTYPLRTVGAAFDGIGGLPNRKVYDHLRIIAASNAIPKSRIDEVLEMTGIAHKRKDLLSSLSLGEGQRLGLAAALLGDPQFLILDEPTNGLDPSGIKWFRKFIRQQADLGKTVLLSSHILSEVQMVTDDVVLIHHGRIIEQGRLEEVLQDSDSLEDLFFDLTEEV; encoded by the coding sequence ATGGAACATATGGTAAAAATAGAAGTAGTCTGCAAAAAGCATGGAAGCAAGCAGATTTTAAAAGATATTTCTTTTACAGCTAGAAGTGGTCGGATTACAGCTTTTTTGGGTCCAAATGGTGCAGGGAAAAGTTCTACCTTGAGGATTCTCTTGGGGTTAGATCGGGCGACAGCAGGAACTGCGACTTTTGATGGGCGAACCTATCAGTCAATGACTTATCCGCTCAGAACGGTGGGTGCAGCCTTTGACGGCATTGGCGGTCTGCCCAATCGAAAGGTCTATGACCACTTGAGAATTATTGCGGCGAGTAATGCTATTCCCAAGTCTCGGATCGATGAGGTTTTGGAGATGACTGGAATCGCTCATAAGAGGAAGGACCTCTTGTCAAGCCTGTCTTTGGGGGAAGGTCAGCGGTTGGGGTTAGCAGCAGCTTTGCTGGGGGATCCTCAGTTTCTTATATTAGATGAGCCGACCAATGGACTGGATCCAAGTGGGATTAAGTGGTTTAGAAAGTTCATCCGTCAGCAGGCTGATTTAGGGAAAACGGTACTTCTATCTTCCCATATCTTGTCAGAGGTGCAAATGGTGACAGATGATGTGGTCTTGATTCATCATGGGCGAATTATTGAGCAGGGACGATTGGAAGAGGTGCTGCAAGATTCAGACAGTCTAGAAGATCTCTTCTTTGATTTGACAGAGGAGGTTTAA